From a single Solanum dulcamara chromosome 4, daSolDulc1.2, whole genome shotgun sequence genomic region:
- the LOC129884477 gene encoding uncharacterized protein LOC129884477 — protein sequence MESLNFHNIKIEKANAILRYKKRQRMTTWFRFIELCLFFVVISRFSIQLPLSFELWTDYFKGFGVTLISPRFVFVLVNAIVIILFFKSGHSSAKDGSMDNIKFDLYDEYKQACLMNKEAYYEKIEKQSKRQRKQSILVEVANCEQSILVEEANCEQSKKQSTLAERRVEKGIHRSHSDNALNSSHNEEKTRKRMIRSATVGCLKNIETATRKMTTTSFPEDRMSSDEFRKTVEAFIARQQRLLKEEEFSIST from the coding sequence ATGGAATCCTTAAATTTCCACAACATCAAAATTGAGAAAGCAAATGCTATATTAAGGTACAAAAAGCGTCAAAGAATGACAACGTGGTTCCGTTTCATCGAACTCTGCCTATTTTTCGTCGTAATCTCAAGATTTTCCATTCAATTACCACTCTCTTTCGAGCTCTGGACGGATTATTTCAAGGGATTTGGTGTCACCCTCATTAGTCCTCGATTCGTCTTCGTCCTTGTAAACGCCATTGTTATCATCCTCTTCTTTAAATCAGGACATTCATCCGCTAAAGATGGTTCCATGGACAACATTAAATTCGATTTGTACGATGAGTACAAGCAAGCGTGTTTGATGAACAAAGAGGCTTATTATGAAAAGATCGAAAAACAGAGCAAGAGACAGAGGAAACAGAGCATTTTGGTTGAAGTGGCTAATTGTGAACAGAGCATTTTGGTTGAAGAGGCTAATTGTGAACAGAGCAAGAAACAGAGCACTCTGGCAGAAAGACGAGTAGAAAAGGGAATTCATCGCAGCCATTCAGACAACGCTTTAAATTCGTCCCATAATGaggaaaaaacaagaaaaagaatgatCCGGTCAGCTACAGTTGGATGCTTGAAAAATATAGAAACCGCGACAAGGAAGATGACAACAACCTCATTTCCGGAAGATAGGATGAGCAGTGACGAATTCAGGAAAACGGTTGAGGCATTTATTGCAAGACAACAAAGATTATTGAAGGAAGAAGAGTTTTCAATTTCAACATAA
- the LOC129884479 gene encoding glucose-1-phosphate adenylyltransferase large subunit 1-like, translated as MERRSFLGEKMRGSLNNNLRINQLSKSLKLEKKENKIKPGVAYSVITTENDKETLFVEMPRLERRRANPKDVAAVILGGGEGTKLFPLTSRTATPAVPVGGCYRLIEIPTSNCINSAINKIFVLTQYNAAPLNRHIARTYFGNGVSFGDGFVEV; from the exons ATGGAGAGAAGGAGTTTTTTGGGGGAGAAGATGAGAGGGAGTTTAAACAACAATCTCAGGATTAATCAGTTGTCGAAAAGTTTGAAACTTGAGAAGAAGGAGAACAAGATCAAACCTGGGGTTGCTTACTCTGTGATCACTACTGAAAATGACAAAGAGACTCTG TTCGTAGAGATGCCACGTCTTGAGAGACGCCGGGCAAATCCCAAGGATGTGGCTGCAGTCATACTAGGAGGAGGTGAAGGGACCAAGTTATTCCCACTTACAAGTAGAACTGCAACCCCTGCT GTTCCGGTTGGAGGATGCTACAGGCTAATAGAAATCCCAACTAGCAACTGTATCAACAGTGCTATTAACAAGATTTTTGTGCTGACACAGTACAATGCTGCTCCCCTGAATCGTCACATTGCTCGAACATATTTTGGCAATGGTGTGAGCTTCGGAGATGGATTTGTTGAGGTTTGA
- the LOC129885439 gene encoding glucose-1-phosphate adenylyltransferase large subunit 1, translated as MEISINRKIAKFLVRVHKPIKLSTLSSTLPTCPFDHSTNKLLVIHFLLNYFSRFFILHHYQFPFPLSDLVTSLTFLFKIQDHHFPEMDTCCVAMKSTVHFGRVSTGGFNNGEKEFFGEKMRGSLNNNLRINQLSKSLKLEKKENKIKPGVAYSVITTENDKETLFVEMPRLERRRANPKDVAAVILGGGEGTKLFPLTSRTATPAVPVGGCYRLIDIPMSNCINSAINKIFVLTQYNSAPLNRHIARTYFGNGVSFGDGFVEVLAATQTPGEAGKKWFQGTADAVRQFIWVFEDTKNKNIENILVLSGDHLYRMDYMELVQNHIDRNADITLSCAPAGDSRASDFGLVKIDSRGRVVQFAEKPKGFDLRAMQVDTTLVGLSPQDAKKSPYIASMGVYVFKTDVLLKLLKWSYPTANDFGSEIIPAAIDDYNVQGYIFRDYWEDIGTLKSFYDASLALTEEHPEFQFYDPKTPFYTSPRFLPPTKIDNCKIKDAIISHGCFLRDCSVEHSIVGERSRLDCGVELKDTFMMGADYYQTESEIASLLAEGKVPIGIGENTKIRKCIIDKNAKIGKNVVIMNKDGVQEAARPEEGFYIRSGITIIIEKATIKDGMVI; from the exons ATGGAAATTAGTATAAATAGAAAGATTGCAAAGTTTCTCGTGAGAGTTCACAAGCCAATAAAGCTCAGCACACTCTCATCAACCCTTCCCACTTGTCCATTTGACCACTCAACAAACAAACTTCTTGTGATTCACTTTCTTCTTAATTacttttcaagattcttcaTTCTACACCACTACCAATTTCCATTTCCTTTGAGTGATTTGGTTACTTCTTTGACATTCTTGTTCAAGATCCAAGATCATCACTTTCCAG AAATGGATACTTGCTGTGTGGCTATGAAATCCACTGTCCATTTTGGGAGAGTGAGCACTGGTGGTTTTAACAATGGAGAGAAGGAATTTTTTGGGGAGAAGATGAGAGGGAGTTTAAACAACAATCTCAGGATTAATCAGTTGTCGAAAAGTTTGAAACTTGAGAAGAAGGAGAACAAGATCAAACCTGGGGTTGCTTACTCTGTGATCACTACTGAAAATGACAAAGAGACTCTG TTCGTAGAGATGCCACGTCTTGAGAGACGCCGGGCAAATCCCAAGGATGTGGCTGCAGTCATACTAGGAGGAGGTGAAGGGACCAAGTTATTCCCACTTACAAGTAGAACTGCAACCCCTGCT GTTCCGGTTGGAGGATGCTACAGGCTAATAGACATCCCAATGAGCAACTGTATCAACAGTGCTATTAACAAGATTTTTGTGCTGACACAGTACAATTCTGCTCCCCTGAATCGTCACATTGCTCGAACATATTTTGGCAATGGTGTGAGCTTCGGAGATGGATTTGTTGAG GTACTAGCTGCAACTCAGACACCTGGGGAAGCAGGAAAAAAATGGTTTCAAGGAACTGCAGATGCTGTTAGACAATTTATATGGGTATTTGAG GATACTAAGAACAAGAATATTGAAAATATCCTTGTATTATCTGGGGATCATCTTTATAGGATGGATTATATGGAGTTGGTGCAG AACCATATTGACCGGAATGCTGATATTACTCTTTCATGTGCACCAGCTGGGGACAG CCGAGCATCAGATTTTGGGCTGGTCAAAATTGACAGCAGAGGCAGAGTTGTCCAGTTTGCTGAAAAACCAAAAGGTTTTGATCTTCGAGCAATG CAAGTAGATACTACTCTCGTTGGATTATCTCCACAAGATGCGAAGAAATCCCCCTATATTGCTTCAATGGGAGTTTATGTATTCAAGACTGATGTACTGTTGAAGCTGTTGAAATGGAGTTATCCTACAGCTAATGATTTTGGCTCTGAAATTATACCAGCAGCAATAGACGATTACAATGTCCAA GGATACATATTCCGAGACTATTGGGAGGACATTGGGACACTTAAATCTTTTTATGATGCTAGCTTGGCGCTCACAGAAGAG CATCCAGAGTTCCAATTTTACGATCCAAAAACACCCTTTTACACATCTCCTAGGTTCCTTCCACCAACCAAGATAGACAACTGCAAG ATTAAGGATGCCATAATCTCTCATGGATGTTTCTTGCGAGATTGTTCTGTGGAACACTCCATAGTTGGTGAAAGATCGCGCTTAGATTGTGGTGTTGAACTGAAG GATACTTTCATGATGGGAGCAGACTATTACCAAACAGAATCTGAGATTGCCTCCCTGCTAGCAGAGGGGAAAGTACCAATTGGAATTGgggaaaatacaaaaataag GAAATGCATCATTGACAAGAATGCAAAGATAGGAAAGAATGTTGTGATCATGAATAAAGAT GGCGTTCAAGAAGCAGCCCGACCAGAGGAAGGATTCTACATACGATCAGGGATAACCATTATAATAGAGAAAGCCACAATTAAAGATGGAATGGTCATATGA
- the LOC129884478 gene encoding uncharacterized protein LOC129884478 isoform X2 yields the protein MFYFFKMERFRMWEIECARLEKRISILEKLGKERQEIWGDCKNIFIRNSRDDVNYSTTKEFLLSKLSEIKRKRNRAILVYIQLGRRNVPEADIQLNYVLLDPPRYINNWFIKALHLDCIYKGVKMIFPMTFPSLREKPQMKMTFYTIMSAKAKAKDSDKHIRIRVEFDTSGSTSGDEETSEFSKENSGNNKDGNRR from the exons atgttttattttttcaaaatggaACGATTCCGAATGTGGGAGATTGAATGTGCACGTTTGGAGAAACGGATTTCCATCTTAGAGAAACTAGgaaaagaaagacaagagaTTTGGGGTGACTGCAAGAATATATTCATCCGAAATTCAAGAGACGATGTGAATTACTCAACTACAAAGGAGTTCCTTCTCAGTAAACTTTCTGAAATAAAACGAAAGAGGAATCGTGCAATTTTAGTGTACATTCAATTGGGTAGGCGAAATGTTCCTGAAGCAGATATACAGCTGAACTATGTGTTGCTTGATCCACCGAG GTACATCAATAATTGGTTCATCAAAGCTTTGCATCTTGATTGTATATACAAG GGTGTAAAGATGATATTTCCTATGACATTTCCTTCACTAAGGGAAAAGCCTCAGATGAAGATGACATTTTATACCATCATGTCTGCAAAGGCCAAGGCTAAGGATTCAGACAAGCATATAAGGATTCGGGTCGAATTTGACACGTCTGGCAGTACCTCTGGTGACGAAGAAACAAGTGAGTTTTCTAAGGAGAATTCGGGTAACAACAAGGATGGTAATAGAAGATGA
- the LOC129884478 gene encoding uncharacterized protein LOC129884478 isoform X1 → MFYFFKMERFRMWEIECARLEKRISILEKLGKERQEIWGDCKNIFIRNSRDDVNYSTTKEFLLSKLSEIKRKRNRAILVYIQLGRRNVPEADIQLNYVLLDPPRLDFRYINNWFIKALHLDCIYKGVKMIFPMTFPSLREKPQMKMTFYTIMSAKAKAKDSDKHIRIRVEFDTSGSTSGDEETSEFSKENSGNNKDGNRR, encoded by the exons atgttttattttttcaaaatggaACGATTCCGAATGTGGGAGATTGAATGTGCACGTTTGGAGAAACGGATTTCCATCTTAGAGAAACTAGgaaaagaaagacaagagaTTTGGGGTGACTGCAAGAATATATTCATCCGAAATTCAAGAGACGATGTGAATTACTCAACTACAAAGGAGTTCCTTCTCAGTAAACTTTCTGAAATAAAACGAAAGAGGAATCGTGCAATTTTAGTGTACATTCAATTGGGTAGGCGAAATGTTCCTGAAGCAGATATACAGCTGAACTATGTGTTGCTTGATCCACCGAG GTTGGATTTCAGGTACATCAATAATTGGTTCATCAAAGCTTTGCATCTTGATTGTATATACAAG GGTGTAAAGATGATATTTCCTATGACATTTCCTTCACTAAGGGAAAAGCCTCAGATGAAGATGACATTTTATACCATCATGTCTGCAAAGGCCAAGGCTAAGGATTCAGACAAGCATATAAGGATTCGGGTCGAATTTGACACGTCTGGCAGTACCTCTGGTGACGAAGAAACAAGTGAGTTTTCTAAGGAGAATTCGGGTAACAACAAGGATGGTAATAGAAGATGA